The proteins below are encoded in one region of Purpureocillium takamizusanense chromosome 11, complete sequence:
- a CDS encoding uncharacterized protein (TransMembrane:1 (i28-44o)~EggNog:ENOG503NYFU~COG:Q) produces MVYNTTAKAVWNDVDLNHAASLLQSNRPILYAVLGAGFLLAYLLQSSSHNPGVSAPLYKASRFRWLFSAESLLKDSYHRFRDRVYLVRATEGLQLMVPSNYVTELKKYPEEVLSARDAISDALQSKWTKFWPGRHVELLTFVVRTRLTQNLVKLAPILKQELDFIISTDFPACNDWTPVNWHSFSLRTISRLGARAFVGPELCRDKRWLDTTVDFAVHVFMAGSKLQFFPEWMRPLAQYLVSDIAKIHRNIQTARDMIKPILEQRLRDLDSTTCEDPPNDILQWFLDGLPEDDKADLATHAELQLVIAAAATHTTNSLVCECMYDLAANEELQEELREEARQVLEVNDGWRHKENMAMLKKMDSFMREVHRLRGNIVSFARKVRKPITLSDGTELPAGTRVIAPAAGIHSDERFFPDPSTLDAMRFHRLRQESEEANNRLQFTSLGDTYINFGAGKHACPGRFFAGNEVKLILARFLLAYDIRLRPGRTGPRSICLVMTKTPNPILQFEFRRRQD; encoded by the exons ATGGTCTACAAcacgacggccaaggccgtcTGGAACGACGTCGACTTGAATCATGCGGCCTCATTGCTGCAATCCAACCGACCTATTCTCTATGCTGTCCTGGGAGCCGGCTTCCTTCTCGCCTACCTCCTCCAATCGAGCAGTCACAACCCAGGTGTATCAGCCCCCCTTTACAAGGCATCCAGGTTTAGATGGTTGTTCTCTGCAGAGTCTCTGCTCAAGGACAGCTATCACAGG TTCCGCGATAGGGTGTACCTTGTACGAGCCACCGAAGGCCTCCAACTGATGGTCCCCTCAAATTACGTGACGGAACTGAAGAAGTATCCAGAGGAGGTACTAAGTGCGCGAGATGCCATCTCTGAT GCTCTGCAAAGCAAATGGACAAAGTTCTGGCCGGGTCGCCACGTAGAACTCCTGACGTTCGTTGTGCGCACGCGGCTGACGCAAAACCTCGTCAAGCTGGCTCCCATCCTCAAGCAGGAGCTGGACTTCATCATATCAACCGACTTTCCTGCTTGCAACGACTGGACCCCGGTGAACTGGCATTCGTTCTCGCTCCGGACCATCAGCCGACTCGGCGCCAGGGCATTCGTCGGCCCTGAACTATGCCGCGACAAACGTTGGCTAGACACGACTGTGGACTTTGCGGTGCACGTCTTCATGGCCGGTTCCAAGCTGCAATTCTTCCCCGAGTGGATGCGACCCCTTGCGCAGTACCTGGTATCGGACATAGCCAAGATCCATCGCAACATACAGACCGCAAGGGACATGATCAAACCGATCCTCGAacagcgcctgcgcgacctAGACTCCACGACCTGCGAGGATCCTCCCAACGATATACTCCAGTGgttcctcgacggcctgcccgaggacgacaaggccgacTTGGCGACTCACGCCgagctccagctcgtcattgctgctgcagccaccCATACGACCAACAGCTTGGTCTGTGAATGCATGTACGACCTGGCCGCCAATGAGGAACTCCAGGAGGAACTGCGCGAGGAAGCCCGACAGGTTCTCGAAGTCAATGACGGCTGGCGCCACAAGGAGAACATGGCGAtgctgaagaagatggacAGCTTCATGAGAGAGGTCCACAGGCTACGCGGAAACATTG TTTCTTTCGCTCGCAAGGTCAGGAAGCCCATAACCCTCTCAGACGGCACCGAGCTGCCTGCCGGCACGCGCGTCATCGCCCCTGCAGCCGGCATCCACAGCGACGAGCGCTTCTTCCCCGACCCGAGcacgctcgacgccatgCGCTTCCATCGCCTGCGCCAGGAATCGGAAGAGGCAAACAACAGGCTGCAGTTTACCAGCCTGGGGGACACGTACATCAACTTTGGTGCAGGCAAGCATGCCTGTCCAGGGCGATTCTTCGCCGGCAATGAGGTCAAGCTCATCCTCGCgcgcttcctcctcgcctaCGACATACGCCTCCGGCCGGGACGAACAGGGCCAAGATCCATCTGTTTGGTCATGACGAAGACGCCAAACCCCATTCTCCAGTTCGAATTCAGGAGGCGACAGGACTGA
- a CDS encoding uncharacterized protein (COG:S~SECRETED:SignalP(1-18~SECRETED:cutsite=AQA-AP~SECRETED:prob=0.7537)~EggNog:ENOG503P21A), producing MLLSAALAVSALAATAQAAPAFPGLNLKDVPYPVNALNSMSAYFNVVASKVHAARLLSEAPSCDLSKAQMPLGPDGLLPPAPGLTVRHVAVGRGTQNYTCDTGNATAVPKAAGAVATLFNASCVAALYPDVLDKIPSMAVHFNLTDDRLGPTVLQKSGVHYFTDATTAFFDLDTPTLDIGRVPCAKNSSGAAPTTASVGQIGDKAVPWLRLKSKDGATDDIKEVFRVTTAGGSAPATCKGMPATFEVQYASVYWFWQGKDSSDDS from the exons ATGCTtctctcggccgccttggccgtctcggcgctggccgccaccgcgcaaGCGGCTCCCGCGTTCCCGGGGCTCAACCTCAAGGACGTGCCATATCCCGTCAACGCGCTCAACTCCATGTCGGCCTACTTCAATGTCGTTGCCTCCAAGGTGCACGCTGCCCGACTCTTGTCCGAGGCACCCTCATGCGACCTGTCCAAAGCACAGATGCCCCTAG GCCCCGACGGTCTCTTACCACCTGCCCCTGGCCTGACAGTCCGACACGTCGCCGTGGGCCGCGGCACGCAAAACTACACGTGCGACACCGGTAACGCAACGGCTGTCCCCAAGGCAGCCGGGGCCGTGGCCACGCTCTTCAACGCCAGCTGCGTGGCGGCCCTGTACCCGGACGTGCTGGACAAGATCCCCAGCATGGCGGTGCACTTCAACCTCACAGACGACCGCCTGGGGCCGACGGTGCTGCAAAAGTCGGGCGTGCACTACTTCACCGACGCCACAACCGCCTTCTTCGACCTCGACACGCCCACGCTCGACATTGGTAGGGTGCCGTGCGCCAAGAACagctccggcgccgcgccgacgacggccagtGTAGGCCAGATCGGCGACAAGGCTGTGCCCTGGCTGCGCCTAAAGAGCAAGGATGGCGCTAccgacgacatcaaggaGGTCTTTCGCGTgaccacggcgggcggcagcgcgccggcgacgtgcaAGGGCATGCCAGCCACCTTTGAGGTGCAGTACGCATCAGT ATATTGGTTCTGGCAAGGCAaggacagcagcgacgacagctGA
- a CDS encoding uncharacterized protein (EggNog:ENOG503NYWH~COG:C) produces MQRPYRHAQTPLTSLRHALLTHFTPTPQHPQFHPLPAVSSHQTTIYTPAMPSATPVQDIVSSTSDCIPAEPKAPSIAPSLTYSDESDDQEELVHVDHTRRRRASTRLIAQNARDIQRITGETTAEFVGRCCGGGCCLMGSSRRTGIDYEPVHEPTNEAYQSLGLHINEIPINLTGIAELPEKTVSFKSIPQPRSMPSPSDSAISLGSERDSTHVTGTAQDKQASRHDLGFVDTSIQPPRFVQPHPPYHVYPARIHTSRELTKVGAEKRTYHFDLDITDYPVEDGTDFKVGGAIGVMAPNCDIVVDDVLDALMVPRFQRDKPVLLVTSKGRWPTVWGDDQPRELVTTRRDLLTWCTDLQSYPPTKPLLRVLAEHASAENEKKILTFLCSAEGQGTFCDFRTGPHMTISQLLHAFPSSQPPLDELLSCLQPLMPRFYSLSNDPHESYQMRDQKQHRLIEIAVTVHETNDWKRGCRTGVGSGYFERQAQRFLKAQKAGQKNPEFYIPMFKGLMANPLATQFNSEGPMLLIGAGVGIAPFRGFVQRRLKQANCANKVWVLQGVRDSLLDEIYSGEWGVHEDEVKRVVQSRRGEGRYVQEEVRNQADLVWYIINAVDGRVFVCGSSKGMGEGVEEALIDVATAKGNLEREEARNFWQLKKEAGQYIAETW; encoded by the coding sequence ATGCAGCGACCGTACCGACATGCTCAAACGCCCCTAACGAGCCTTCGACACGCGCTTCTCACCCACTTTACGCCTACCCCTCAACATCCTCAATTCCATCCGCTGCCCGCTGTCTCTTCCCACCAAACCACCATCTATAcgcccgcgatgccgagTGCGACGCCGGTCCAGGACATTGtgtcctcgacctcggaCTGTATCCCTGCCGAGCCCAAGGCGCCCTCGATCGCCCCCTCTCTCACATATTCGGACGAGTCCGACGACCAAGAGGAactcgtccacgtcgaccatacacgccgccgtcgcgcctcgacgagacTGATTGCCCAGAATGCTCGTGACATTCAGCGCATCACCGGCGAGACGACCGCCGAGTTTGTCGGCCGATGCTGTggcggtggctgctgcttgATGGGCAGCTCCCGGCGCACTGGCATTGACTACGAGCCCGTTCACGAGCCCACAAACGAGGCATACCAGTCTCTTGGCCTACACATCAACGAGATTCCCATCAATTTGACAGGCATAGCGGAGCTGCCCGAGAAGACGGTGTCATTCAAGTCGATTCCTCAACCGCGCAGCATGCCGTCGCCTAGCGACTCCGCCATATCCCTCGGCTCCGAGCGTGACTCCACACACGTCACAGGCACGGCGCAGGATAAGCAAGCATCGAGGCATGATCTGGGCTTCGTCGACACATCTATTCAGCCACCACGCTTTGTGCAACCTCATCCGCCATACCACGTGTATCCGGCCCGCATTCACACCAGCCGCGAGCTGACCAAGGTCGGGGCTGAAAAGCGCACCTACCACTTCGACCTCGACATTACCGATTAtcccgtcgaggacggcaccgacttcaaggtcggcggcgccattggTGTCATGGCGCCCAACTGCGACATTGTAGTCGATGACGTCTTGGATGCCCTGATGGTTCCCCGCTTCCAACGCGACAAGCCCGTCCTGCTCGTGACGAGCAAGGGTCGATGGCCAACAGTCTGGGGCGACGACCAGCCGCGAGAGTTGGTCACCACCCGGCGAGACTTGCTCACCTGGTGCACGGATCTGCAGTCCTACCCCCCCACCAAGCCTCTTCTCCGGGTCCTGGCTGAGCACGCCAGCGCAGAGAACGAGAAGAAGATCCTGACGTTCCTCTGCTCCGCCGAGGGCCAGGGCACTTTTTGCGACTTCCGCACCGGGCCACATATGACCATTTCGCAGCTCCTGCACGCTTTCCCCAGCTCTCAACCTCCCTTGGACGAATTGCTCTCCTGCCTCCAGCCTCTCATGCCGCGATTCTACTCCCTCTCCAATGACCCCCATGAGTCATACCAGATGCGGGATCAGAAGCAGCATCGCCTCATCGAGATCGCTGTCACAGTGCACGAGACCAATGACTGGAAGCGAGGATGTCGCACCGGCGTGGGCTCAGGGTACTTTGAGCGTCAGGCCCAGCGCTTCCTCAAGGCGCAAAAGGCCGGGCAGAAGAACCCCGAGTTCTACATTCCCATGTTCAAGGGGCTCATGGCGAACCCTCTGGCCACGCAGTTCAACTCGGAGGGGCCGATGCTCCTCATTGGCGCCGGTGTGGGGATCGCCCCCTTCCGAGGCTTCGTCCAGCGCCGGCTGAAGCAGGCCAACTGCGCCAACAAGGTTTGGGTTCTTCAGGGCGTTCGCGACTCGCTGCTGGACGAGATTTACAGCGGCGAGTGGGGCGtgcacgaggacgaggtcaagCGTGTCGTGCAgagtcgccgcggcgagggccggtATGTGCAGGAAGAAGTCCGCAACCAAGCAGACCTTGTTTGGTACAtcatcaacgccgtcgacggccgcgtcttCGTCTGCGGTAGTTCCAAGGGcatgggcgagggcgtcgaggaggcgctcaTCGACGTGGCCACTGCCAAGGGCAACCTCGAGCGTGAGGAGGCTCGCAACTTCTGGCAGCTGAAGAAGGAGGCGGGACAGTACATTGCAGAGACTTGGTAA
- a CDS encoding uncharacterized protein (EggNog:ENOG503NXM0~COG:S) → MEQIPVEIFDIIVSHLPRSDVRALRLVCKEFEAKVSASYFRNVVVPFKAEIYSSGDNAFSDGMRIFESFGPHFRRFALLLEVDEDALAAPPIKLTQRAVPAFWGIYRWPQENYCRYPDLEGIELAADETQAMAAALKCLSKVRNLGLCCDAGLGFLLGPDVVARRAFAAHGVFGTEDWRRKKALPSPMPSRCPIVAINTLGLSTGRSIPTDAAAIHNETLVRMVTAAGFSGPNQVHQAIRLMAATEGTAVELIELDGVPACAPPRPSDPDLVNDEPVSRLIESRASQREQFVPLIPSALSAAQTEMLLELDWAHRAMIQSYVIALMDNAATGVFDYVTTLSIAKIPSSHIKILCRGDLWRSLPQVKHVSLGVIADWREIGVSDDGRVLDKSSSPVNAVGKAFELLNSYIGRQPTIESIHFEWICGGEFGPSAHQRNQYILPAPFFRHPENMVKVDSPKANADDILRLPHAVHLSLKNCWVSPHVMLQALRQFALSSLKKLELESVSLSGPPTTTPQEALSWDLVQTGPFANGHLAQALAMQAAPAMGPAMHLLTMSDPDWVPPLVPVPNAGPLLAGDFLQKVASGILSWSGLIGYFSPDPGFWQRRRQDARLWDDNVEAMEAAGHPLLTYLPLNTLLRPSGKRNQLRVLSLKSCGYVSIDQTHIDTRSVVGSSWRDGLPKVKSNETPFPATHMQHCKDSLLGLITPHLPPQDRDNLQHGFGMIFGWEGVYDRRIIQDAKKDGIEKPGAGRFSGVVKCGPTARPYFQ, encoded by the coding sequence ATGGAACAAATTCCAGTGGAGATATTCGACATTATTGTCTCGCACCTCCCTCGCTCCGACGTCAGGGCCCTGCGCCTTGTATGCAAAGAATTCGAAGCCAAGGTCTCGGCCAGCTACTTCCGCAATGTCGTCGTGCCGTTCAAGGCCGAAATCTACTCGTCCGGAGACAATGCCTTTTCCGACGGCATGCGCATCTTTGAGTCCTTTGGTCCTCATTTCCGCCGATTCGCTCTGTTGCTAGAGGTAGACgaggacgccctcgccgcgccgcccatcaaGCTGACGCAACGGGCCGTACCCGCCTTCTGGGGCATCTACCGATGGCCTCAGGAGAATTACTGCCGTTATCCCGACCTTGAAGGCATCGaactcgccgccgacgagacccaggccatggccgcggcgctcaagTGTCTCTCCAAAGTTCGCAACCTCGGACTCTGCTGCGACGCCGGCTTGGGCTTTCTTCTCGGCCCCGACGTGGTTGCGAGGCGCGCCTTTGCCGCGCATGGCGTCTTCGGCACTGAAGACTGGCGCCGTAAGAAGGCGTTGCCGTCTCCCATGCCATCCCGCTGCCCCATCGTCGCTATCAACACCCTGGGACTCAGCACTGGCCGCAGTATACCGActgacgccgctgccatccATAATGAGACGCTGGTCAGGATGGTAACCGCCGCCGGCTTTTCGGGTCCCAACCAAGTCCATCAGGCAATTCGACTGATGGCCGCCACTGAAGGTACAGCTGTCGAACTCATTGAACTGGACGGCGTCCCCGCTTGCGCCCCTCCGCGGCCTAGCGATCCTGAcctcgtcaacgacgagcccgtctcCCGGCTTATAGAGTCGAGGGCGTCTCAACGAGAGCAATTCGTGCCCCTAATCCCATCTGCTCTCTCGGCTGCTCAGACAGAGATGCTTCTCGAGTTGGACTGGGCGCACCGTGCCATGATCCAGTCGTACGTCATTGCCCTCATGGACAACGCCGCGACTGGCGTTTTCGACTACGTTACGACTTTGAGCATCGCCAAGATTCCGAGCAGCCACATCAAGATCCTGTGCCGTGGCGACCTCTGGCGGAGCCTGCCCCAAGTCAAGCACGTTTCCCTGGGGGTCATTGCCGACTGGAGGGAGATTGGCGTTTCAGACGACGGTCGTGTCCTAGACAAATCTTCAAGTCCTGTCAATGCCGTGGGCAAGGCGTTTGAGCTGCTCAACTCTTACATTGGGAGGCAACCCACGATTGAGAGCATTCACTTCGAGTGGatatgcggcggcgagttcGGCCCAAGCGCCCACCAGCGCAATCAGTACATCCTACCAGCGCCCTTCTTCCGGCACCCAGAAAACATGGTGAAAGTGGACAGCCCCAAAgccaacgccgacgacatccttCGCCTCCCGCACGCCGTACATCTCTCACTGAAGAACTGTTGGGTATCCCCCCACGTGATGCTGCAAGCTCTACGTCAATTCGCCCTCTCGTCTTTGAAAAAGCTGGAGTTGGAGTCGGTGTCTCTTTCTGgtcctcccaccaccacgccccAAGAAGCACTTTCCTGGGACCTAGTCCAGACTGGACCCTTCGCAAACGGACACCTCGCTCAGGCTCTTGCGATGCAGGCTGCTCCTGCCATGGGTCCTGCCATGCATCTCCTCACCATGTCTGACCCGGACTGGGTGCCTCCCCTGGTGCCCGTTCCAAATGCGGGTCCCTTGCTCGCCGGCGATTTTCTGCAGAAGGTGGCATCCGGCATCTTATCGTGGTCTGGGCTCATCGGATATTTCTCTCCTGACCCGGGGTTCTGGCAGAGACGAAGACAGGATGCCCGTCTATGGGACGACAACGTTgaggcgatggaggcggctgGTCATCCTTTGCTGACCTACCTGCCGCTAAATACCCTGCTTCGTCCATCAGGTAAGCGAAACCAGCTGAGAGTTTTATCGCTCAAATCATGTGGCTACGTCTCCATCGACCAAACGCACATCGATACGCGTTCCGTGgtgggcagcagctggcgcgACGGCTTGCCTAAAGTGAAAAGCAATGAGACACCGTTCCCCGCCACCCACATGCAGCATTGCAAAGATTCTTTGCTGGGGCTCATCACTCCCCACCTTCCCCCTCAGGATCGCGACAATCTGCAGCACGGCTTCGGCATGATCTTCGGATGGGAGGGCGTCTACGACAGACGCATCATACAAGACGCCAAAAAGGATGGCATCGAGAAGCCCGGCGCGGGGCGCTTCTCTGGCGTTGTCAAGTGCGGGCCGACTGCGCGACCCTATTTCCAATAA
- the NOP1 gene encoding Small subunit processome complex component (EggNog:ENOG503NV08~COG:A~BUSCO:EOG092648VW), whose translation MAFVARGGGRGAPRGGGGGRGGRGGFGDRGGRGGGRGGARGGFGGRGAPRGGGMRGGGRGGRGGGRGGGKPGQKGGAKVIVEPHRHPGVFVVRGGKEDGIATRNMAPSESVYGEKRIQHDETIQNDDGTTTTTKVEYRMWNPFRSKLCAAIAGGADEIYMRPGSRVLYLGAASGTSVSHVSDLVGPTGYVYAVEFSSRSGRDLIAMASKRPNVVPIVEDARQPARYRMIVPMVDVIFADVAQPDQARIVAMNANWFLKTGGGVVISIKANCIDSTAPPAEVFANEVNKMRAEHIKPKFQLTLEPFERDHCLVAGVYQRYSS comes from the exons ATGGCATTTGTcgcgcgaggtggtggccgtggtgctccccggggcggcggcggcggtcgcggtgGCCGCGGTGGTTTTGGTGACCGTGgtggccgaggtggtggccgcggcggcgctcgag GTGGCTTTGGTGGTCGAGGTGCTccgcgcggtggtggcatgcgaggaggcggtcgcggtggccgtggtggtggccgcggcggcggcaagcctGGACAGAAGGGCGGTGCCAAGGTTATCGTG GAGCCCCATCGTCACCCCGGTGTCTTTGTCGTCCGTGGCGGCAAGGAGGACGGCATCGCTACGCGTAACATGGCCCCGAGCGAGTCTGTCTACGGCGAGAAGCGAATTCAGCACGATGAGACCATCCagaacgacgacggcacgacgacgacgaccaaggtCGAGTACCGCATGTGGAACCCGTTCCGAAGCAAGCTCTGCGCCGCTATCGCTGGTGGTGCCGACGAGATTTACATGCGCCCTGGCTCGCGCGTCCTCTACCTCGGTGCAGCCTCGGGCACGTCCGTCTCTCACGTCTCCGACCTTGTCGGCCCTACCGGCTACGTCTATGCCGTCGAGTTCTCCTCCCGTTCCGGGCGTGacctcatcgccatggcctcgaaGCGCCCGAACGTTGTTCCTATTGTCGAGGatgcccgccagcccgctcGCTACCGCATGATCGTCCCCATGGTTGATGTCATCTTTGCCGACGTTGCGCAACCCGACCAGGCCCGTATCGTCGCCATGAACGCTAACTGGTTCTTGaagaccggcggcggcgtggtcaTCTCTATCAAGGCCAACTGCATCGACTCTaccgcccccccggccgaAGTCTTCGCCAACGAGGTCAACAAGATGAGAGCCGAGCACATCAAGCCTAAGTTCCAGCTCACGCTCG AGCCTTTCGAGCGTGATCACTGCTTGGTTGCCGGTGTGTACCAGCGTTACAGCTCGTAA
- a CDS encoding uncharacterized protein (EggNog:ENOG503NXM0~COG:S), with translation MDFKMMAFKMHALLTTSPLLGRGPDWPMEQIPVEIFDIIVSHLPRSDVRALRLVCKEFEAKVSASYFRNVVVPFKAEIYSSGDNAFSDGMRIFESFGPHFRRFALLLEVDEDALAAPPIKLTQRAVPAFWGIYRWPQENYCRYPDLEGIELAADETQAMAAALKCLSKVRNLGLCCDAGLGFLLGPDVVARRAFAAHGVFGTEDWRRKKALPSPMPSRCPIVAINTLGLSTGRSIPTDAAAIHNETLVRMVTAAGFSGPNQVHQAIRLMAATEGTAVELIELDGVPACAPPRPSDPDLVNDEPVSRLIESRASQREQFVPLIPSALSAAQTEMLLELDWAHRAMIQSYVIALMDNAATGVFDYVTTLSIAKIPSSHIKILCRGDLWRSLPQVKHVSLGVIADWREIGVSDDGRVLDKSSSPVNAVGKAFELLNSYIGRQPTIESIHFEWICGGEFGPSAHQRNQYILPAPFFRHPENMVKVDSPKANADDILRLPHAVHLSLKNCWVSPHVMLQALRQFALSSLKKLELESVSLSGPPTTTPQEALSWDLVQTGPFANGHLAQALAMQAAPAMGPAMHLLTMSDPDWVPPLVPVPNAGPLLAGDFLQKVASGILSWSGLIGYFSPDPGFWQRRRQDARLWDDNVEAMEAAGHPLLTYLPLNTLLRPSGKRNQLRVLSLKSCGYVSIDQTHIDTRSVVGSSWRDGLPKVKSNETPFPATHMQHCKDSLLGLITPHLPPQDRDNLQHGFGMIFGWEGVYDRRIIQDAKKDGIEKPGAGRFSGVVKCGPTARPYFQ, from the coding sequence ATGGACTTCAAGATGATGGCCTTCAAGATGCACGCCCTGCTCACCACATCTCCTCTCCTAGGTCGCGGCCCCGACTGGCCCATGGAACAAATTCCAGTGGAGATATTCGACATTATTGTCTCGCACCTCCCTCGCTCCGACGTCAGGGCCCTGCGCCTTGTATGCAAAGAATTCGAAGCCAAGGTCTCGGCCAGCTACTTCCGCAATGTCGTCGTGCCGTTCAAGGCCGAAATCTACTCGTCCGGAGACAATGCCTTTTCCGACGGCATGCGCATCTTTGAGTCCTTTGGTCCTCATTTCCGCCGATTCGCTCTGTTGCTAGAGGTAGACgaggacgccctcgccgcgccgcccatcaaGCTGACGCAACGGGCCGTACCCGCCTTCTGGGGCATCTACCGATGGCCTCAGGAGAATTACTGCCGTTATCCCGACCTTGAAGGCATCGaactcgccgccgacgagacccaggccatggccgcggcgctcaagTGTCTCTCCAAAGTTCGCAACCTCGGACTCTGCTGCGACGCCGGCTTGGGCTTTCTTCTCGGCCCCGACGTGGTTGCGAGGCGCGCCTTTGCCGCGCATGGCGTCTTCGGCACTGAAGACTGGCGCCGTAAGAAGGCGTTGCCGTCTCCCATGCCATCCCGCTGCCCCATCGTCGCTATCAACACCCTGGGACTCAGCACTGGCCGCAGTATACCGActgacgccgctgccatccATAATGAGACGCTGGTCAGGATGGTAACCGCCGCCGGCTTTTCGGGTCCCAACCAAGTCCATCAGGCAATTCGACTGATGGCCGCCACTGAAGGTACAGCTGTCGAACTCATTGAACTGGACGGCGTCCCCGCTTGCGCCCCTCCGCGGCCTAGCGATCCTGAcctcgtcaacgacgagcccgtctcCCGGCTTATAGAGTCGAGGGCGTCTCAACGAGAGCAATTCGTGCCCCTAATCCCATCTGCTCTCTCGGCTGCTCAGACAGAGATGCTTCTCGAGTTGGACTGGGCGCACCGTGCCATGATCCAGTCGTACGTCATTGCCCTCATGGACAACGCCGCGACTGGCGTTTTCGACTACGTTACGACTTTGAGCATCGCCAAGATTCCGAGCAGCCACATCAAGATCCTGTGCCGTGGCGACCTCTGGCGGAGCCTGCCCCAAGTCAAGCACGTTTCCCTGGGGGTCATTGCCGACTGGAGGGAGATTGGCGTTTCAGACGACGGTCGTGTCCTAGACAAATCTTCAAGTCCTGTCAATGCCGTGGGCAAGGCGTTTGAGCTGCTCAACTCTTACATTGGGAGGCAACCCACGATTGAGAGCATTCACTTCGAGTGGatatgcggcggcgagttcGGCCCAAGCGCCCACCAGCGCAATCAGTACATCCTACCAGCGCCCTTCTTCCGGCACCCAGAAAACATGGTGAAAGTGGACAGCCCCAAAgccaacgccgacgacatccttCGCCTCCCGCACGCCGTACATCTCTCACTGAAGAACTGTTGGGTATCCCCCCACGTGATGCTGCAAGCTCTACGTCAATTCGCCCTCTCGTCTTTGAAAAAGCTGGAGTTGGAGTCGGTGTCTCTTTCTGgtcctcccaccaccacgccccAAGAAGCACTTTCCTGGGACCTAGTCCAGACTGGACCCTTCGCAAACGGACACCTCGCTCAGGCTCTTGCGATGCAGGCTGCTCCTGCCATGGGTCCTGCCATGCATCTCCTCACCATGTCTGACCCGGACTGGGTGCCTCCCCTGGTGCCCGTTCCAAATGCGGGTCCCTTGCTCGCCGGCGATTTTCTGCAGAAGGTGGCATCCGGCATCTTATCGTGGTCTGGGCTCATCGGATATTTCTCTCCTGACCCGGGGTTCTGGCAGAGACGAAGACAGGATGCCCGTCTATGGGACGACAACGTTgaggcgatggaggcggctgGTCATCCTTTGCTGACCTACCTGCCGCTAAATACCCTGCTTCGTCCATCAGGTAAGCGAAACCAGCTGAGAGTTTTATCGCTCAAATCATGTGGCTACGTCTCCATCGACCAAACGCACATCGATACGCGTTCCGTGgtgggcagcagctggcgcgACGGCTTGCCTAAAGTGAAAAGCAATGAGACACCGTTCCCCGCCACCCACATGCAGCATTGCAAAGATTCTTTGCTGGGGCTCATCACTCCCCACCTTCCCCCTCAGGATCGCGACAATCTGCAGCACGGCTTCGGCATGATCTTCGGATGGGAGGGCGTCTACGACAGACGCATCATACAAGACGCCAAAAAGGATGGCATCGAGAAGCCCGGCGCGGGGCGCTTCTCTGGCGTTGTCAAGTGCGGGCCGACTGCGCGACCCTATTTCCAATAA
- the RPL17B gene encoding 60S ribosomal protein L17B (COG:J~EggNog:ENOG503P1RH) translates to MVRYAATEIQSSKSARARGAYLRVSFKNTRETAQAINGWKLQRAVAFLENVKEHKEAVPMRRYAGSTGRCAQGKQFGVSKARWPIKSAQYLLDLLKNAEANADAKGLDTGALVVKHIQVNQAPKQRRRTYRAHGRINPYMSNPCHIELILTEGEEVVQKSDQVVGREELRLNSRQRGARVRKAITAA, encoded by the exons ATG GTTCGATACGCCGCGACCGAGATCCAGTCCTCCAAgtcggcccgcgcccgcggtgCCTACCTGCGAGTCTCCTTCAAGAACACCCGCGAGACCGCCCAGGCCATCAACGGCTGgaagctgcagcgcgccgtTGCCTTCCTCGAGAACGTCAAGGAGCACAAGGAGGCTGTCCCCATGCGACGATATgccggcagcaccggccgCTGCGCCCAAG GCAAGCAGTTCGGTGTCTCCAAGGCCCGGTGGCCCATCAAGTCGGCCCAGTACCTCCTGGACCTCCTAAAGAACGCCGAGGCCAACGCCGATGCCAAGGGCCTCGACACCGGTGCCCTGGTCGTCAAGCACATCCAGGTCAACCAGGCTCCcaagcagcgccgccgaaCTTACCGTGCCCACGGTCGC ATCAACCCCTACATGTCGAACCCCTGCCACATCGAGCTGATCCTgaccgagggcgaggaggttgTTCAGAAGTCTGACCAGGTTGTCGGCCGCGAGGAGCTCCGTCTCAACTCGAGACAGCGTGGTGCCCGCGTCCGCAAGGCCATCACTGCCGCATAA